One genomic segment of Alicycliphilus denitrificans K601 includes these proteins:
- a CDS encoding DUF485 domain-containing protein: MSDPAVEKIQRHPKYQELRARRNPLSVVLTVLMLVVYYGYIGLIAFDKPFLAKPIGDGVTSLGIPIGMGVIVFTIAITVYYVRVANKKFDALTEELLKDVTK, from the coding sequence ATGAGTGACCCCGCCGTTGAGAAGATTCAACGCCATCCCAAGTACCAGGAGCTGCGCGCGCGGCGCAATCCGCTGAGCGTCGTGCTGACGGTGCTGATGCTGGTCGTGTACTACGGCTACATCGGCCTGATCGCCTTCGACAAGCCCTTCCTCGCCAAGCCCATCGGCGACGGCGTGACCTCGCTGGGCATCCCCATCGGCATGGGCGTGATCGTGTTCACGATCGCCATCACGGTGTACTACGTGCGCGTCGCCAACAAGAAGTTCGACGCCCTGACCGAAGAGCTCCTGAAGGACGTCACGAAATGA
- a CDS encoding cation acetate symporter, translating to MKRIQTAASSTLALASLWAANAAHAAGGDLGQAAKQETNWTAIVMFAIFVAGTLWITKWAASKTRSAADFYTAGGGITGFQNGLAIAGDYMSAASFLGISAAVMASGYDGLIYSIGFLVGWPVITFLMADRLRNLGKFTFADVAGYRFAQAPIRMFAASGTLIVVAFYLIAQMVGAGQLIKLLFGLEYWMAVVIVGALMMVYVLFGGMTATTWVQIIKACLLLAGVTFMAFMVLANYGFSPEALFAKGVEVRTQIAANAGKTPEEAARAGLSIMGPGGFIKDPISAISFGMALMFGTAGLPHILMRFFTVPNAKEARKSVGWATVWIGYFYILIFIIGFGAITMVLTNPEMSDTVKGVIKGGAGTANMAAVLVAKSVGGNIFYGFISAVAFATILAVVAGLTLSGASAVSHDLYATVIKNGKADSAAELKVSRITTLALGVIAVLLGIAFEKQNIAFMVSLAFAVAASANFPALILSILWKGCTTRGAVIGGFLGLISSVGLTIVSPSVWEATLGNPAGSALFPYSSPALFSMVIGFVGVWLFSITDGSARAAKEREAFAAQQVRSETGLGASGASGH from the coding sequence ATGAAGCGCATACAGACCGCAGCCAGCAGCACGCTGGCCCTGGCCAGCCTGTGGGCCGCCAACGCAGCCCACGCCGCCGGTGGCGACCTGGGCCAGGCCGCCAAGCAGGAAACCAACTGGACGGCCATCGTCATGTTCGCCATCTTCGTGGCCGGCACGCTGTGGATCACGAAGTGGGCCGCATCCAAGACCCGCTCGGCGGCGGACTTCTACACCGCTGGCGGCGGCATCACGGGCTTCCAGAACGGCCTGGCGATCGCCGGCGACTACATGTCCGCAGCCTCGTTCCTGGGCATCTCGGCGGCCGTGATGGCTTCGGGCTACGACGGGCTGATCTACTCCATCGGCTTCCTCGTGGGCTGGCCCGTCATCACCTTCCTGATGGCCGACCGCCTGCGCAACCTGGGCAAGTTCACCTTCGCCGACGTGGCCGGCTACCGCTTCGCGCAGGCGCCCATCCGCATGTTCGCAGCCTCGGGCACGCTGATCGTGGTGGCCTTCTACCTGATCGCGCAGATGGTCGGCGCCGGCCAGCTCATCAAGCTGCTGTTCGGCCTGGAGTACTGGATGGCGGTGGTCATCGTCGGCGCGCTGATGATGGTCTACGTGCTGTTCGGCGGCATGACGGCCACCACCTGGGTGCAGATCATCAAGGCCTGCCTGCTGCTCGCCGGCGTGACCTTCATGGCCTTCATGGTGCTGGCCAACTACGGCTTCAGCCCCGAGGCGCTGTTCGCCAAGGGCGTGGAGGTGCGCACGCAGATCGCCGCCAACGCGGGCAAGACGCCCGAAGAGGCGGCCAGGGCGGGCCTGTCCATCATGGGCCCGGGCGGCTTCATCAAGGATCCCATCTCGGCCATCTCGTTCGGTATGGCGCTGATGTTCGGCACGGCCGGTCTGCCCCACATCCTGATGCGCTTCTTCACCGTGCCCAACGCCAAGGAGGCGCGCAAGTCCGTGGGCTGGGCCACGGTGTGGATCGGCTACTTCTACATCCTGATCTTCATCATCGGCTTCGGCGCCATCACCATGGTGCTCACGAACCCCGAGATGTCCGACACCGTCAAGGGCGTGATCAAGGGCGGCGCGGGCACGGCCAACATGGCGGCCGTGCTGGTGGCCAAGAGCGTGGGCGGCAACATCTTCTACGGCTTCATCTCCGCCGTGGCGTTCGCCACCATCCTGGCCGTGGTCGCGGGCCTGACGCTGTCGGGCGCCTCGGCCGTGTCGCACGACCTGTACGCCACCGTCATCAAGAACGGCAAGGCCGACAGCGCCGCCGAGCTCAAGGTCTCGCGCATCACCACCCTGGCGCTGGGCGTGATCGCCGTGCTGCTGGGCATCGCGTTCGAGAAGCAGAACATCGCCTTCATGGTGTCGCTGGCCTTCGCGGTCGCGGCCTCGGCCAACTTCCCGGCGCTGATCCTGTCCATCCTGTGGAAGGGCTGCACCACGCGCGGCGCGGTGATCGGCGGCTTCCTGGGCCTGATCTCCTCGGTGGGCCTGACCATCGTGTCGCCCTCGGTGTGGGAAGCCACGCTGGGCAACCCGGCCGGGTCGGCGCTGTTCCCCTACTCCTCGCCGGCCCTGTTCTCCATGGTGATCGGCTTCGTGGGCGTGTGGCTGTTCTCGATCACCGACGGCAGCGCGCGCGCGGCCAAGGAGCGTGAGGCCTTCGCCGCGCAGCAGGTGCGCTCCGAGACCGGCCTGGGCGCGTCCGGCGCATCGGGCCACTGA
- a CDS encoding 3'-5' exonuclease, with product MSRHYASLPPLWWERLRRWWLVYHLGEPEFAFMFDPPPPGEWVALDCETTGLNPRTDEIVSIGAVRIVGERILTSERLELLVRPEKGVSAGSVRIHRLRERDLAGGIPRDEAMRRLMHFIGSRPLVGYYLEFDVAMLGRAIWPLLGMGLPQRKIEVSALYYDYKFRQLPPYQQQANADIDLRFSTLMRDLQLPEREAHDALNDAVMAAMAFIKLRRLRGEV from the coding sequence ATGAGCCGCCACTATGCCTCCCTGCCCCCGCTGTGGTGGGAAAGGCTGCGCCGCTGGTGGCTGGTCTACCACCTGGGCGAGCCCGAGTTCGCGTTCATGTTCGACCCGCCCCCGCCGGGCGAATGGGTGGCGCTGGACTGCGAGACCACGGGGCTCAACCCGCGCACCGACGAGATCGTCTCCATCGGCGCGGTGCGCATCGTGGGCGAGCGCATCCTGACCAGCGAACGCCTGGAGCTGCTGGTGCGCCCGGAGAAGGGCGTGTCGGCCGGCAGCGTGCGCATCCACCGCCTGCGCGAGCGCGACCTGGCCGGCGGCATCCCGCGCGACGAGGCCATGCGCCGGCTCATGCACTTCATCGGCAGCCGCCCGCTGGTGGGCTACTACCTCGAATTCGACGTGGCCATGCTGGGCCGCGCCATCTGGCCGCTGCTGGGCATGGGCCTGCCGCAGCGCAAGATCGAGGTCTCGGCCCTGTACTACGACTACAAGTTCCGCCAGCTGCCGCCCTACCAGCAGCAGGCCAATGCCGACATCGACCTGCGCTTCTCCACGCTGATGCGCGACCTGCAGCTGCCCGAGCGCGAGGCGCACGACGCGCTCAACGACGCGGTGATGGCGGCCATGGCCTTCATCAAGCTGCGGCGCCTGCGCGGCGAGGTTTGA
- a CDS encoding DUF294 nucleotidyltransferase-like domain-containing protein, whose protein sequence is MPNAFNFSASPFDCLSAEEQALVRDSVDIAYYPQGAVVLDVGDAPAWLFVVIKGYVTQTEGDEQLATYGPDDCFDGRGLVAGRVSSRFAVAEELVAYQLARATVMDLIARNRAFGALLFSDLGQKLSALAQRAQQHQMQSLTLARVDQAFLRPAHVVPAGTDIVAVVRLFQSQRTTSVLVSGLQGGLGIFSNTTLQRAVLDGRPLAQITVGELASHPVITVRAGDQLGDAMALLLRARVHRLAVLGEDGQVQGILEALDLFSFLANHSHLITVQIEQAADLQALEAAAAQITRLLAALHRGGTRIALMAQLVQQLNARLFERAWQMIAPPGLVANSCLFVMGSEGRGEQLLKTDQDNGLLLRDGYEPPADLQAVCERFSAALARFGYPECPGRIMLSNPAWRASVSGFGLKVRDWLLQPQGDSLMHLAIFMDAHAVAGDAQLLADVRQRLMQLATDNDALIARFALAIDAFGGPAGWWNRLLSLGDAEPMNLKKAGIFPIVHGVRSLALARRIAATGTAERIAALQAEGQLDAALAQELVQGLHFLMGLRLQAGLAEQELQRPVTGNVDPARLSTLERDLLKDTLLVVKRFKALLHQRLRLDAA, encoded by the coding sequence ATGCCCAACGCCTTCAATTTTTCCGCCTCGCCCTTTGACTGCCTGAGCGCCGAGGAGCAGGCGCTGGTGCGCGATAGCGTGGACATCGCCTATTACCCGCAAGGGGCGGTGGTGCTCGACGTGGGCGACGCGCCCGCCTGGCTGTTCGTCGTCATCAAGGGCTACGTCACGCAGACCGAGGGCGATGAACAGCTCGCCACCTACGGGCCCGACGACTGCTTCGACGGCCGCGGCCTGGTGGCGGGCCGCGTGAGCAGCCGCTTCGCCGTGGCCGAGGAGCTGGTGGCCTACCAGCTCGCGCGCGCCACCGTCATGGACCTGATCGCGCGCAACCGCGCGTTCGGTGCGCTGCTGTTCTCCGACCTGGGGCAGAAGCTCAGCGCGCTGGCCCAGCGCGCCCAGCAGCACCAGATGCAGTCGCTGACCCTGGCCCGCGTGGACCAGGCCTTCCTGCGCCCGGCCCACGTGGTGCCGGCCGGCACCGACATCGTCGCCGTGGTGCGGCTGTTCCAGAGCCAGCGCACCACCAGCGTGCTGGTATCGGGGCTGCAGGGCGGGCTGGGCATCTTCTCCAACACCACGCTGCAGCGCGCCGTGCTCGACGGCCGGCCGCTGGCGCAGATCACCGTGGGCGAGCTGGCCAGCCACCCCGTCATCACCGTGCGCGCCGGCGACCAGTTGGGCGACGCCATGGCCCTGCTGCTGCGCGCGCGCGTGCACCGGCTGGCGGTGCTGGGCGAGGACGGCCAGGTGCAGGGCATCCTGGAGGCGCTGGACCTGTTCAGCTTCCTGGCCAACCACTCGCACCTGATCACCGTGCAGATTGAGCAGGCCGCCGACCTGCAGGCGCTGGAGGCCGCCGCCGCCCAGATCACGCGCCTGCTGGCCGCGCTGCACCGCGGCGGCACGCGCATCGCCCTCATGGCGCAGCTGGTGCAGCAGCTCAATGCGCGGCTGTTCGAGCGCGCCTGGCAGATGATCGCCCCGCCCGGCCTCGTGGCCAACAGCTGCCTGTTCGTTATGGGCAGCGAGGGCCGGGGCGAGCAGCTCCTGAAAACCGACCAGGACAACGGCCTACTGCTGCGCGACGGCTACGAGCCCCCCGCCGACCTGCAGGCCGTCTGCGAACGCTTTTCCGCGGCGCTGGCGCGCTTCGGCTACCCCGAGTGCCCGGGCCGCATCATGCTCAGCAACCCCGCGTGGCGCGCCAGCGTGAGCGGCTTCGGTCTCAAGGTGCGCGACTGGCTGCTGCAGCCTCAGGGCGACAGCCTCATGCACCTGGCCATCTTCATGGACGCGCATGCCGTGGCCGGCGACGCGCAGCTGCTGGCCGACGTGCGCCAGCGCCTGATGCAGCTCGCCACCGACAACGACGCGCTGATCGCCCGCTTCGCGCTGGCCATAGATGCCTTCGGCGGCCCCGCGGGCTGGTGGAACCGCTTGCTGAGCCTGGGCGACGCCGAGCCCATGAACCTGAAGAAGGCCGGCATCTTTCCCATCGTGCACGGCGTGCGCAGCCTGGCGCTGGCGCGGCGCATAGCCGCCACCGGCACGGCCGAGCGCATCGCCGCGCTGCAGGCCGAGGGCCAGCTCGATGCGGCCCTGGCCCAGGAACTGGTGCAGGGCCTGCACTTCCTCATGGGCCTGCGGCTGCAGGCGGGACTGGCAGAGCAGGAGCTGCAGCGCCCGGTGACGGGCAACGTCGATCCGGCGCGCCTGTCCACGCTGGAGCGCGACCTGCTCAAGGACACGCTGCTGGTCGTCAAGCGCTTCAAGGCGCTGCTGCACCAGCGCCTGCGCCTGGACGCAGCATGA
- a CDS encoding DsbA family protein, which produces MKEITFYLDFVSPYAWLAFERLPQALEGLSYHLRYRPVLLGALLKQHTNPGPAGIAPKRAWTYRHVSWLGHSLGVGLDMPARHPFPPLPLLRLALECSGDGFVNRFVAGTILRHVWQGGADALDPARLDALRAALADQLRQDEDAPERAKRLLRENTEAAAAGGVFGVPAFEVEGRLFWGLDSLPMLRACLDGDAWFDQHWERAASVPQGLGG; this is translated from the coding sequence ATGAAAGAAATCACCTTCTACCTGGACTTCGTTTCGCCCTATGCCTGGCTGGCCTTCGAGCGCCTGCCCCAGGCGCTGGAGGGGCTGTCCTACCACCTGCGTTACAGGCCCGTGCTGCTGGGCGCGCTGCTCAAGCAGCACACCAACCCTGGCCCCGCGGGCATAGCGCCGAAGCGCGCATGGACCTACCGCCACGTGAGCTGGCTGGGCCACAGCCTGGGCGTGGGGCTGGACATGCCCGCGCGCCACCCCTTCCCGCCGCTGCCGCTGCTGCGCCTGGCGCTGGAGTGCAGCGGCGACGGCTTCGTCAACCGTTTCGTCGCCGGCACCATCCTGCGCCACGTGTGGCAGGGCGGGGCGGACGCGCTCGACCCGGCGCGGCTCGATGCGCTGCGCGCCGCCCTGGCCGACCAGCTGCGCCAGGACGAGGACGCCCCCGAGCGCGCAAAGCGCCTGCTGCGCGAGAACACCGAGGCGGCGGCCGCGGGCGGCGTGTTCGGCGTGCCCGCGTTCGAGGTGGAGGGCCGCCTGTTCTGGGGCCTGGACAGCCTGCCCATGCTGCGCGCCTGCCTGGACGGCGACGCGTGGTTCGACCAGCACTGGGAGCGCGCTGCAAGCGTGCCGCAAGGACTCGGGGGTTGA
- a CDS encoding DUF1289 domain-containing protein encodes MSAAKMLADRAFQISAAGQFGLKSEESVPSPCVSVCRMAPDRSHCEGCFRTLDDIRAWSQAGNGQRRAIWAAALRRAGLALPEELE; translated from the coding sequence ATGAGTGCCGCAAAAATGCTAGCTGATCGCGCTTTCCAGATAAGCGCTGCAGGCCAATTTGGCTTGAAGTCCGAAGAGTCGGTGCCGTCGCCCTGCGTGTCCGTGTGCCGCATGGCGCCCGACCGCAGCCACTGCGAGGGGTGCTTCCGCACCCTGGACGACATACGCGCCTGGTCGCAGGCGGGCAACGGCCAGCGCCGCGCCATCTGGGCCGCGGCCCTGCGCCGCGCGGGCCTGGCGCTTCCCGAGGAACTGGAATGA
- a CDS encoding YbaK/EbsC family protein has translation MCGAELQALPEGVRRVAAALQAAGHPHMPVMLDDAARTAQQAADALGIAVGQIAKSIIFRRKSDDAAVLVITSGDRRVHEKKVDALVGKTGRADAEFVKARTGFSIGGVSPVAHATAPVTLIDRELFRFGVIWAAAGHPHGVFQLRPQDLEALTGAPVVDVVQE, from the coding sequence ATGTGCGGTGCTGAACTGCAAGCCTTGCCCGAGGGCGTGCGCCGCGTGGCCGCTGCCCTGCAGGCGGCGGGCCACCCGCACATGCCGGTGATGCTCGACGACGCGGCGCGCACCGCCCAGCAGGCGGCCGACGCCCTGGGCATCGCCGTGGGGCAGATCGCCAAGAGCATCATCTTCCGGCGCAAGAGCGACGACGCGGCCGTGCTCGTCATCACCTCGGGCGACCGGCGCGTTCATGAAAAGAAGGTGGACGCACTGGTGGGCAAGACGGGCCGCGCCGATGCGGAGTTCGTCAAGGCCAGGACGGGCTTCTCCATCGGCGGCGTCTCGCCCGTGGCCCACGCCACCGCGCCCGTCACGCTGATCGACCGGGAGCTGTTCCGCTTCGGCGTGATCTGGGCCGCCGCGGGCCACCCGCACGGCGTGTTCCAGTTGCGCCCGCAGGATCTGGAGGCGCTCACCGGCGCGCCCGTGGTCGACGTGGTGCAGGAATGA
- a CDS encoding hydroxymethylglutaryl-CoA lyase → MNPNIPTRVKLIDVGPRDGLQNEKQPVPADVKIGLVHRLQDAGLKEIEVTSYVSPKWVPQMADNHEVMAGIARRSDVRYSVLTPNLKGWEAAVLDKPDEIVVFGAASEAFSQKNINCSIAESIERFAPVVEAARAAGIQVRGAMSCTVGCPYEGEVAPERVAYLAGLLKGIGVQRVDVADTIGVGTPRKVQRAIEATLKHFGIDDVSGHFHDTYGQALSNTLAALELGVWNFQSSVAGLGGCPYAKGATGNVATEDLVYMLHGMGIETGIDLDRLVDAGAYISDFLGRKPQSRVAVALLNKRAG, encoded by the coding sequence ATGAACCCGAACATCCCCACCCGAGTCAAGCTCATCGACGTGGGCCCGCGCGACGGGCTGCAGAACGAGAAGCAACCCGTGCCGGCCGACGTCAAGATCGGCCTGGTGCACCGCCTGCAGGACGCGGGCCTCAAGGAGATCGAGGTCACGAGCTACGTTTCTCCGAAGTGGGTGCCGCAGATGGCCGACAACCACGAGGTCATGGCCGGCATCGCGCGCAGGAGCGACGTGCGCTACTCGGTGCTCACGCCCAACCTGAAGGGCTGGGAGGCGGCCGTGCTCGACAAGCCCGACGAGATCGTGGTCTTCGGCGCGGCCAGCGAGGCCTTCAGCCAGAAGAACATCAACTGCTCGATCGCCGAGAGCATCGAGCGCTTCGCCCCCGTGGTCGAAGCCGCGCGCGCCGCGGGCATCCAGGTGCGTGGCGCCATGAGCTGCACCGTGGGCTGCCCCTATGAGGGCGAGGTGGCGCCCGAGCGCGTGGCCTACCTGGCCGGCCTGCTCAAGGGCATAGGCGTGCAGCGCGTGGACGTGGCCGACACCATCGGCGTGGGCACGCCGCGCAAGGTGCAGCGCGCCATCGAGGCGACGCTCAAGCACTTCGGCATCGACGACGTGTCGGGCCACTTCCACGACACCTACGGCCAGGCGCTGTCCAACACGCTGGCCGCGCTGGAGCTGGGGGTCTGGAACTTCCAGTCCTCGGTGGCGGGCCTGGGCGGCTGCCCCTACGCCAAGGGCGCGACCGGCAACGTGGCGACCGAGGACCTGGTCTACATGCTGCACGGCATGGGCATAGAGACGGGCATCGACCTGGACCGGCTGGTCGATGCCGGCGCCTACATCAGCGACTTCCTGGGCCGCAAGCCCCAGTCGCGCGTAGCGGTGGCGCTGCTCAACAAGCGGGCGGGGTGA